The Streptomyces sp. M92 nucleotide sequence TTCCCCGCGCCCCTAGGACGCTGCACCACCCAGCATCGAGAAGAGACCGGAAAGAGTCGCTGGCCATGACTGCAACCCCCCACCACCCCAACCTCCGCTCCCAGTTGGAGACGCTGACCACCGAGGCCTTCCGGCCCGAGCTCGCCGAGATCGACCAGTTGCCCACGCTCGACATCGCCCGCGTGATGAACGGCGAGGACGCCGCCGTGCCCGCCGCCGTCGCCGAGCGGCTGCCGGAGATCGCCGCCGCCGTGGACGCCGTCGCCGCCCGGATGACGCGCGGCGGGCGGCTGATCTACGCGGGCGCCGGCACCGCCGGCCGGCTCGGAGTGCTCGACGCCTCGGAGTGCCCGCCCACCTTCAACACCGCCCCCGGACAGGTCGTCGGCCTCATCGCGGGCGGCCCGGAGGCCATGGTGACCTCCGTCGAGGGCGCCGAGGACTCCGCGGAGCTGGCCCGCGCCGACCTCGACGCCCTCGGCCTCACCGCCGACGACTCGGTGGTCGGCGTCTCCGCGTCCGGCCGCACGCCCTACGCCGTCGGCGCCGTCGAGCACGCCCGCGCCCACGGTGCCCTGACCGTCGGGCTGGCCTGCAACGGCGACAGCGCCCTGGCCGCCGCCGCCGAGCACGGCATCGAGGTCGTCACCGGCCCCGAGCTGATCACCGGATCGACCCGCCTGAAGGCCGGTACGGCGCAGAAGCTGGTCCTCAACATGCTGTCGACGATCACGATGATCCGCCTCGGCAAGACGTACGGGAACCTGATGGTGGACGTCCGCGCCTCCAACGAGAAGCTGCGCGCCCGCTCCCGCCGCATCGTCGCCCTCGCCACCGGCGCCGCCGACGACGAGATCGAGCGGGCCCTGACCGCGACCGACGGCGAGGTCAAGCACGCGATCCTGACCCTGCTGGCCGATGTGGACGGCCCGACGGCCGCCCGCCTTCTGGAGGACTCCGGCGGCCACCTGCGTGCCGCGCTGGCGGCGACGAAGGGCTGACCGCACGCTCGGGGAGTGATCAAGGATCCCCGCTCCACGGCCGCCGCCCTCCTCCCCCTGGTCGGCGGCCCCGCCAACGTCACCTCCGTCGCCCACTGCATGACCCGCCTGCGCCTGGGCCTGGCCGACCGCTCCCGGGTGGACGACGACGCCCTGCGCGCGCTGCCCGGGGTGCTCGGGGTGGTGGAGGACGGCGAGTCGTACCAGGTGGTGCTGGGCCCGGGAGTGGTCGGCCGGGTGACG carries:
- the murQ gene encoding N-acetylmuramic acid 6-phosphate etherase, translating into MTATPHHPNLRSQLETLTTEAFRPELAEIDQLPTLDIARVMNGEDAAVPAAVAERLPEIAAAVDAVAARMTRGGRLIYAGAGTAGRLGVLDASECPPTFNTAPGQVVGLIAGGPEAMVTSVEGAEDSAELARADLDALGLTADDSVVGVSASGRTPYAVGAVEHARAHGALTVGLACNGDSALAAAAEHGIEVVTGPELITGSTRLKAGTAQKLVLNMLSTITMIRLGKTYGNLMVDVRASNEKLRARSRRIVALATGAADDEIERALTATDGEVKHAILTLLADVDGPTAARLLEDSGGHLRAALAATKG